The Phaseolus vulgaris cultivar G19833 chromosome 5, P. vulgaris v2.0, whole genome shotgun sequence genomic interval tttgactaagtcaaacccacaccctaggcttgtccttctaaaaactaggtcaaattgtcttcctaaagggctaagaacaagctaaaatgataattCCActccctattatgctaaagccACCTTATtttagcctatctttgctatttggacccctaagtgagcccaaattatttacaaacatattctatattttaagaagaccaaaaggaataACTTCTGATATTCGAGTTTATAGCTTATTCTTCTTTTGCTGATTCTTTCTTGAGGCTTGGTGGGGCCTGACTTTATATCTTTTGAGATGATTGACCCTTTTGGGAAATgcttgttgtgtccttagttATTTGTCGGTTTGTATCATAAACTCACAATGTACTTCCTTAGGTTACTATTGAGAGtttctttgttttttgtttttcttctcatGGGTTTTGTCTAGTtccctcatttttttttcttttttcttttttggttttatactatttttcttAAGTACTTAAACGATTTGATAATTTcttaagtaaaataatttttcccaTCAATTTACAACCTTTAAAGTTTGTTCTTATTGTGGATAAGTTGTCCTTCTTCCGAGGTGTATGTGAATATTATAGGAATCTCCGAGTTGTTCCACCGAGTGGTGATACACCTGCAGAAAATTCTCCAACGATCAAGTTAGTAagaatacaaataattttgtaGTTGAGTAATGAAATAAGATAAGAGCTACTTCTTGAGAGGATTGAGGTATTTATAGACTCAAGGGCTTAAGTAGAGACCAATTAAGTGGCTACTTTGTTGTAACCGTTTAGGCCACGTTCTTCCCTACGTGTGCCCTATCATTAAGATGACTTGACAGTTACTTGATAGTTGAGGTCGAACTTTGAGTAACGTGATGTCGAACTATAAGGTGAACTGTCATAACTGTTTTAACAGTTTTTATCCATTAATATATGATATATTATAAATCCCTATTATTACAAAGTCCATATTACATAACTTTTTTaacttagaaatattttttaggtATTTATATGAGATATTTTTCACCCTATCTTACTTTAAAGATCACTTTGAGTTTCAAACCCacaacattaataaaaaaaatcattttttaaattattacttgtaatatcttccaaaatatttttttttttaacatgtcgatcaaaataataattgtataaTAACTAAGAACatgtcaaaaaataaatgttaaagaTGAGGAGACACGATCTTTCGTGTCAAAATTCTTGAAACAACGTAATGAAATATATACTATGCTACTTAGAATcagttaaaaaaatacaaactttaagaattagataatattaattaagatttatataaaaattataaaatgtatttaaatatatatatatatatatatatataattgagtaATATAAGGTagaaatttttctttcttttaaccattttgattttacttttacaaaatacttattttactatattatatatttttattttagtaagaATAGATTTGATTTAATAGTGATTTCATATTTACATCTAAAGGACCTGGAATTCTACCTGATGGGCTTTGAGCCCGTTCTATTCCACAAATGAAACCCAAGTAACTAACTAAATAAACAAGTAATGTTCCCGAGTCGAAAGCCACGTGTCTTACACTAACCGACTCCATTAAAGTTACCACGTGTCATACATTAACCGAGTCCTTTAAGTTGCCACGTGTCATACATTAACCGAGTTCTTTAAGTTGCCACGTGTCAGGAACATGGAACTCTCCAACCCCATCTTTATCCAATCATTCCCTTGTAATCACACACGTTGCACTTCCTACTGCACCTTTTAGCACATGTCCTCTTCCATGCAAACCCAtcacctccacctcttcttctttttaacTACATAAATTCCCTTCCGCAGCCCCACAATCTACATTCTACTGCTACATTACACCACTTCAACAAAACTACTTACCAAACAACAACATGGCGTCTCAACAGTTGACTCGCAGAGAAAACGCCACCACCGAGAAACGGGTTCACCTTCAGAAGGACACGGTTCCCAAAATGGCTACCCAGTTTGAGAACCTTGCAGGGAAAGCTAATGAATCAGATATCACTCGTGGGAAAGAGCCTCCGCAAGCGTTACAAGGTGGAGATCAGGTCAAAAGGCATGCAGGGAAAGCCGCTGGTGACGTTGGTGGACGTGGGAGAGACAGAGAGACTCAAGAGTCCCTATCTGACAAAGTGAATGATGAGGGTCACAAAGAGAAGGTAAGGGACCATGAGCCAAATGTAGTTGGAAACGAAGGGAGAGAAGGTGATGGCGGTGTTCGTGCTGTTGGGAAGTTCGAAATGAAAACTGAAGGGGGAGAAAGAGGGAACAAGGATAGAGAAGAACTGGAACCACGAACCAGAAAGGTTAAAGGAAGAACacaaagaggaagagaaagTGAAGGACAAGTAGTGGCAGAGAAAGGAAGAGGAGGAAAACTTGGTGCTGAAAATGAAGGTGCTAGTGCAACCGCGACGATATCTTGTACGTTGGAAAAAGGTGACAGTAATACTCAGAAACCAAGAGaagagagtgaaagtgaaaaatCTACTTTGGAACAGGTTTTAACCAACACAGATAACGCTTGTAACGACCTGAAGAAGAGGTACGAGAGAACGAAGCAAGCAGCGAGTGAGACGCTGAACAGCACAGCACAAATCGCAACACAAGCGAAGGACGCAGCGGTTGAGAGGGGTCAACAAGGCTATGCTGTAACCAAAGACACCATTTCAAGCGCCGCAAAAACCGCTTCGGAAAAAACTGCGCCGGTGGCAGAGAAGACCAAAGGGtacacacttcaagtggcggaGAAGGCCAAGAGTGCGGGTGGCACGACAGCGAGTTACGTCGGAGAGAAAGCGGGCCAAGCGAAGGACGTTGCCGTGGAAGGTGGGAAGAGTGCGGCCGGATACGCTTCGAAGGTGGCTGCAGATTTGAAGGACAGGGCGACGGTGGTGGGGTGGACGGCGGCCAATTTTTCGACGGAGAAGACGGTGGAAGGGACGAAGATCGCGGCCCATTTGGTTGAGGGGGCGGCGGGGTATGCGGGACAAAAGGCCGCTGAACTTGCTTCAATGTCGGTAGGTGCTGTCAAAGGTTTGGCTGCTTCAGCTGGTGAGTCTGCTAAGGGATACACtgcaagaaagaaagaagaagcgCAGAGGGAATTGGAGGCCAAAAGAGCATCTCAATCTCAGGTTCATTTAATATAATCACTCTTATTTGTCATATTCTCATTAAATCAAAATTAGTTTCTTACTTCAATCATCCGTGTTAGCTATTTTACTTTAGTAGTACTATTTTCTAATCAGAATTGGTACAATTTTGGTTATGGACAAAATTTGACAAAGAGTTTTAGATGTTTGTAATACTGTTTCTAATCTGGTATTCCTACCAGATAGACAGATGAACTTTGCACACCTCATGAATCGGAATGTAGAACCAAGATACATGATCAAGTACAAGTTATTAGTATTCAACTTCTGGAATTGAGGGGTTGTGTTTGTTTTGTGTACTTGTTGAAGTAGGAGTGTAAGAAAAATGTGTTTCAATTAGCCTTTTGGAAGACTATAAACTGAGAATTGGCACTTTGATTTAGATAGCTGAAGAGACGCAATCGGAAGGAATTGGCGAAACTGTGAGCCAGCATGCCGAAAAACCGAAGACAGGTGGGGAAAGCTCTCAGCAGGAGGGAAGTGGAAGCGCTCCGTTGACAGCAATAGGCGAAACCGTGAGCAATGTTGGGGCGAAAGTGAAGAAACCATTTGTGAATCTTATGGGATCAGGAGAAGGGACCGAAGAAGAAAGCGGGAATGAGAGAAGTGGAGGGCATGAACAAGGAAAGGGTATGAGTGGTCAAACATTGAAAAGCGTTAGTGAGAAGTTGGGTGATGCCAACATCACTGATAACATCACCTAGGGAGGAAGCGAGGTGTCAGGAGGAGCCGGTGGAGTGTTGGTGGAGAGGGTGAAAGAGAGTTGAGTTGAGTCTACGTGAGCCCTTGTGTTTTAAGGTTTAGTTTTATGCCATACTTAGTTTCTGTAATTTTCATGTTTTGGGTTTTTGTGACTAAATAAGAATCTCCTTTTTTTAGATTACCAAGAACTGTTAAAATATGTGTCTGGTCGTAAACAATGCGTGTGGCTTCCTAAGCATGCAAAATAAGGTGCTACAAAATTACTAATTGTGTTCTCCAAATATCATTCATCCTTGGTTTAAACATATTTTACAAGCTACCATCGGATATCAATTAAACTTCTTTGCTGTGGTTGGGAACTTGCACGAGTGATGGCggttaaaacaatttttaatgttaaaacATGATTGGATACAAATTAATTGAGGTGAATATCTGTCAATCAACATACGAATCCATCATCTCTAAAGAACTTTATATGGTGATGGTGTAGCATTAATTTGACATGCAACTAATACTTTATAAAAGAGTTTTCATGGTTACCATCAATGgaaatttatcttattttaaagcAAGCAGATGGAAGGAATTCAGAGTAATGTACAAGTTCGTGTTTATGAACATGAATAATTATTAGTTGATACCCTGTTCAAGTGAAACAGAGAACTAATGAATACTTGCCTTTCACCATATTTTTGAGCCTTTCAAGAGTCCCAAATGGGGCCAAAGGCAGGGATGTTAGCCCTCTTGCATGCCCTAAGGACGTCTCTACTGCCTTCAGGGTTGCTTGTGACGATAACAACTTCAACATTCCACCTAATGGCTGCATTCACGCTTATCTCAGCTACATTGGGACGACCAGAAATTGCTGTGTCATGCACCATAACTTTCTCTTTCGGGTATTTGTTGACCAATTCTCTTATCTCCTTTCCAAAGTTCAATTCAATATCCTTGGCCACCCAAATTAAGCACACATTAGCTTTACTAGGCTGCAAAAGAAATGACAAGAACACACAAATCCCTGACCCTGTGGCAACCAACAACACCCTTTGATACAAATTCACTAGGTAAGGCAAGCCTGCAAAATGCATGGTGCGGACCCAAAGATGCTTTGGTGGGGCACTAATCAAGGACTTGGTAAAGTCACCAACTGCACCAGCAAGCATCATGTGCTCTTTCTTTCCATCAGATATGATCCCAAAGGCATGCCATTCTGACAAGGGCGACGGACTTACTCTCCCTAGTAAACCTGCTTTAACACCCCCTTCGAACCTGATGATTGAGGCGTGGCTCGATGGAGCTGACACACAAACTTGTTTCCTTCTAACACTCAGCCAAGGAATGAGAATGAGAATTGTGATAGCTAAAGTGAACCAGAACTCTTGCTTCTTGACCACCTTAGACATGGTCAAGTCATAAGTTTGTGAGCTAGATTCATAGCTTATGGAGAGAAGAATGAATAGCCAGAGAAAGACGAGAGCCATCCATCCAGCAAAACGGTGGATTCTCTCAAAAACATTGTGATGAAGGTGGCGGACAAGAGGAAAAGCTGCTAGGGAAGAGAATAGAATGAGTGAGAGGATGATGAAAGCAACCCCTATAATCTCTGGGGAAgttttgtctttgtttttcaAAGTAAGAACTAGGGAATAAACAATCCAGGCTATAGAAGAAACCCCACAACCACTATGGATTCCTCCAACACTTTGAAGGAATGAAGTGGTGGCAGTTTTGATTCTAAGAGAAACACAAGGCCTCCCAATGGTCTTCACAACCAACCAGAAAACAACTCTCAAAAATGCCTCACTTCTACACAGTGTTAGAGCTAGAATGTTCCCAATAGAGAACAGTGTAGCTCTTGTCTTGGCGTAAGGGAAATACCCTACTGCTGAAAGAGCCAACGCCACCACATTCAAGGCCACGCAAACCATAAATAGCCCTTTGTAGAATGTGAACTCTTGATCTAGCAGAATTATGGACAGCCTTGACCTCTTTGGTGGATCAGTTCTGGAAACTAGCTTTTGCACCTTAACACCATTAGCTTTATCAGATTTTTCTATATCTTGAAGTTCAGCTATGAACTCTACCTCAAAATCACTATCATCAATGTCGATGTCACAGAAGTGGCTGCTGGCCCTGCTCCGAGTTGGACTAATTGTATGAGGTTGAGGAAGAACTTTGAATGAATTGGTTCGAGTCCATGGAAGCCAAAGCCAAGTTCCAATTTGTTCCTGCTTTGTTGGTGATACAATTGCAAAGGGGTTGCTTCTATTAGGATTGATTTCAAATGCTACCCCACGACAACTTGAAAACCTGGCTATCTTTATCTCTGTGCTTTCCATTGCTTATGAATTGATAAGCTATTGGGTTGAGTCTAGCAATGATAAATAGATAATATCATAATCCATTGCAGCAATAAGTGATGGAATTTCTTAAGAGGGTTGCATGTTAGCTCTTAGATAAGGAAGGCTTATAATGTATGCTAAAACCTCTTAAAACACTTACGTGAAATTCTCttaattatagaaaatattaaattaaggaGGGTGAAATTCTCAtgtatactattttttttattttttatcagctCATGTATACTATAATAAAAGCTATAATGTAGAGTTAAGATTAATTTGAAATGGAAAATGTTATCATGTGATCTCAAAATTCAATCTTTTGTAATCATTCATGCCATAGCATTTAACTATTATCCTAAGGTCAATGGTTAACGAAATAGATATGATGATAATTATTGTTATAGGAAGGAGTGTGTGGCTAGAACTCTTGGTTAGTTATTTATAGTATAGTAATCTTTTGGAATATCAAggcaaatattaataaaatgagagAATGCTGATTAATTAGCAGAAGTATGATTATTTAACACTTGCTATTCAGATTAATTTCGTTATATTACTGCTTGTTCAAACATGATAAGCTCTTCAATTAGTACACAGTGTATTCTGACAAAATAAACAATAGGCACATTCAGTGCACGTTCGAATGTGCTGATATACCCACCAAATCTCTTTGATATTGTTGGTGAGGTCCTACGAACGTAGCATTAATGTTGGCCATAACCATAAGTGACACAAATTCTTGTAGTTTACATTATAACATTTTTCCGACAAATGAAACAAACGAGCGGAATCTAATTTACAAACATTAATGAGCCTCAATCATCAGTTTGTCGAAAATGACAGACTAATAGCTTTTTGGGGATGTTCGTGAAACACGAGGAATAAATTTGTTGTTACTCTTATGGCAAATTCTTCTTCTATATCCATGCAACTCCATATTAATttgtaaaaagttaaaaaatctttaattataacttcacacttttttttaaaaataacttcagTTGCATTCACATATATCTCTTTTTTCCTCTAGCATACTTCATTTCTAGCagtaatatttctatttttctgCAGTTCTAGTATTTGATAGAGGAATTCCATCATGTGAGTGTTATCAGAagattaacaaaaaaatttgttatattttacattctctaatgtgaaaataaatttttattttttttttaattcatttttatgtctatattgaattatttttttctggGTTATGTaactttaaaaaagtaaaaaaaatgaaaatacattcgttattaataaaaatattataaaacttttCTTCAACTTTCACCAAAGTCACCAAACTTTCCTTCAACACATTTTTCACCATACTTAGAAAGTCATACTTAAAAATTTTCACCATACTTAGAAAGATACTTTTAGAACTAAAAAGAATATGAAGGTGTAGGAGGAAGCATGAGGTACAAGAATAGTTTGTCTTCTTCTATGttggttgaatttttttttatgttattaggTTTGAcccaatttaatttattttactaattAAAATACCCATTAATCTTTGTCCAACAATccaaatgaaaaattaattaaaacttaattttgagaagttaaacttttatttttcacttattaatgtatttatatcttatttatacttaatcatttttaatatactaaaaatattttttattaaaataaagataaactggaataataaaagagatattcattctcgtattttttttctcttttactattttattcatatttgttctattttataatacatGTTAATGAtgataaattgaatttaataaaaaaaatataaattacttaatttcacatataaattaaaaaattcaaagttAAGACAAAAGTAAAG includes:
- the LOC137835402 gene encoding adenylate-forming reductase 06235; its protein translation is MESTEIKIARFSSCRGVAFEINPNRSNPFAIVSPTKQEQIGTWLWLPWTRTNSFKVLPQPHTISPTRSRASSHFCDIDIDDSDFEVEFIAELQDIEKSDKANGVKVQKLVSRTDPPKRSRLSIILLDQEFTFYKGLFMVCVALNVVALALSAVGYFPYAKTRATLFSIGNILALTLCRSEAFLRVVFWLVVKTIGRPCVSLRIKTATTSFLQSVGGIHSGCGVSSIAWIVYSLVLTLKNKDKTSPEIIGVAFIILSLILFSSLAAFPLVRHLHHNVFERIHRFAGWMALVFLWLFILLSISYESSSQTYDLTMSKVVKKQEFWFTLAITILILIPWLSVRRKQVCVSAPSSHASIIRFEGGVKAGLLGRVSPSPLSEWHAFGIISDGKKEHMMLAGAVGDFTKSLISAPPKHLWVRTMHFAGLPYLVNLYQRVLLVATGSGICVFLSFLLQPSKANVCLIWVAKDIELNFGKEIRELVNKYPKEKVMVHDTAISGRPNVAEISVNAAIRWNVEVVIVTSNPEGSRDVLRACKRANIPAFGPIWDS
- the LOC137835403 gene encoding seed biotin-containing protein SBP65 translates to MASQQLTRRENATTEKRVHLQKDTVPKMATQFENLAGKANESDITRGKEPPQALQGGDQVKRHAGKAAGDVGGRGRDRETQESLSDKVNDEGHKEKVRDHEPNVVGNEGREGDGGVRAVGKFEMKTEGGERGNKDREELEPRTRKVKGRTQRGRESEGQVVAEKGRGGKLGAENEGASATATISCTLEKGDSNTQKPREESESEKSTLEQVLTNTDNACNDLKKRYERTKQAASETLNSTAQIATQAKDAAVERGQQGYAVTKDTISSAAKTASEKTAPVAEKTKGYTLQVAEKAKSAGGTTASYVGEKAGQAKDVAVEGGKSAAGYASKVAADLKDRATVVGWTAANFSTEKTVEGTKIAAHLVEGAAGYAGQKAAELASMSVGAVKGLAASAGESAKGYTARKKEEAQRELEAKRASQSQIAEETQSEGIGETVSQHAEKPKTGGESSQQEGSGSAPLTAIGETVSNVGAKVKKPFVNLMGSGEGTEEESGNERSGGHEQGKGMSGQTLKSVSEKLGDANITDNIT